One genomic window of Camelina sativa cultivar DH55 chromosome 5, Cs, whole genome shotgun sequence includes the following:
- the LOC104787115 gene encoding polygalacturonase At1g48100-like yields the protein MITRKSLRLRSITMTILMSILVWSAMLETCIARRGRHLRHHHSSSSSLSDSLSSKKPKGHENNSHSHKSKPKPKPKMKSPPPKSDAGSPVVSQPPQVQQPPPPSPLPLQPVEDSQQFNVLDFGAKGDGMSDDTQAFEAAWASACKVEASTMVIPPDYIFLVGPISFSGPYCQANIVFQLDGMIVAPTDTKSWGRGLLWWIEFTKLKGITIQGKGVIDGRGTVWWQQDYLSDYPIDDDFKLIVPLNNSVQEHPPMPIRSELNGRMPSIKPTALRFYGSIDVTVTGITIQNSPQCHLKFDNCVQVLVHDVNVSSPGDSPNTDGIHLQNSKDVMIHTSTLACGDDCISIQTGCSNVYVHNVNCGPGHGISIGSLGKDSTKACVSNITVRDVVMHNTITGVRIKTWQGGIGSVKGILFSNIQLTEVQLPIVIDQFYCDHSKCMNQTSAVSVEGVTYEKIRGTYTVKPVHFACSDSFPCIDVQLSGIELKPVQLQYHMSDPFCWKTFGELTSATVPPIDCLQIGKPARNGVHSDHDICL from the exons ATGATAACGAGAAAGAGTTTAAGGCTTAGAAGCATCACAATGACGATTTTAATGTCAATTCTTGTCTGGTCTGCAATGCTAGAAACATGCATTGCCAGAAGAGGAAGACATTTGAGACACCACCATAGCAGTTCCTCTTCCTTGTCTGATTCCTTGTCCAGCAAGAAACCAAAAGGCCATGAGAACAATAGCCATTCACATaagtcaaaaccaaaaccaaaaccgaagATGAAAAGTCCGCCGCCAAAATCCGATGCCGGTTCACCAGTCGTGTCACAGCCGCCACAAGTtcaacaaccaccaccaccatcacctcTTCCGCTGCAGCCTGTTGAGGACTCTCAACAGTTCAATGTGCTTGATTTTGGAGCTAAGGGTGATGGCATGAGTGATGACACTCAG GCGTTTGAAGCAGCATGGGCATCTGCCTGCAAAGTAGAGGCATCAACGATGGTCATACCGCCTGACTACATCTTCCTCGTTGGACCAATATCCTTCTCGGGTCCTTATTGTCAAGCAAACATTGTATTCCAA CTTGACGGGATGATTGTAGCTCCTACGGATACTAAATCGTGGGGAAGAGGGTTACTGTGGTGGATTGAGTTCACAAAGCTTAAAGGAATAACAATACAAGGTAAAGGTGTTATTGATGGGAGAGGCACTGTTTGGTGGCAACAAGATTACCTTTCCGATTATCCTATCGACGATGACTTCAAGCTTATTGTCCCGTTGAACAATTCTGTCCAAGAACATCCTCCAATGCCG ATAAGAAGTGAGCTTAATGGACGAATGCCAAGTATTAAACCAACG GCGCTCCGGTTCTATGGCAGTATCGACGTGACTGTGACGGGTATAACCATTCAGAACAGTCCACAATGTCACCTCAAGTTTGATAACTGCGTCCAGGTTTTAGTTCATGACGTGAATGTGTCTTCTCCCGGAGACAGTCCAAACACAGATGGGATTCATCTTCAGAACTCCAAAGATGTCATGATTCACACCAGCACACTAGCTTGCG GAGACGATTGTATTTCGATTCAAACGGGTTGCTCCAATGTGTATGTACACAATGTGAACTGTGGACCCGGACATGGAATCAGCATTGGGAGCCTTGGTAAAGACAGTACCAAAGCTTGTGTCTCCAACATAACAGTCCGTGATGTCGTTATGCACAACACAATAACTGGTGTCCGGATCAAGACTTGGCAG GGAGGTATAGGATCAGTGAAAGGAATACTTTTCTCAAACATTCAACTCACAGAGGTTCAGCTTCCGATAGTAATCGATCAATTCTACTGTGATCACAGCAAATGCATGAACCAGACTTCAGCAGTGTCAGTGGAAGGAGTCACGTATGAGAAGATAAGAGGCACTTACACTGTGAAGCCAGTGCATTTTGCTTGCAGTGACAGTTTCCCTTGCATAGACGTGCAATTATCAGGCATAGAGCTAAAACCAGTTCAACTACAATACCACATGTCCGATCCGTTTTGCTGGAAAACGTTTGGAGAGCTTACTTCGGCTACGGTTCCACCTATTGATTGCTTACAAATCGGAAAGCCAGCGAGAAATGGAGTCCATTCAGATCATGATATCTGTTTATGA